One Bradyrhizobium sp. CCGB12 genomic window carries:
- the thrS gene encoding threonine--tRNA ligase, with translation MTDQPKSESGFQYSLSNLKPVTPAAKVTLTFPDGARREYDKSITGLEIAKGISPSLAKRTVAMALDGVIADLDDPIEADAKIELINRDDPRALELIRHDCAHVLAEAVQSLWPGTQVTIGPVIENGFYYDFFRNEPFTPEDFAAIEKKMREIIARDKPFTKEVWDREKTKQVFRDKGEAFKVELVDAIPGNEPIKIYYQGDWFDLCRGPHMTSTGKVGNAFKLMKVAGAYWRGDSNNPMLTRIYGTAFAKQEDLDAYLKQIEEAEKRDHRKLGRELDLFHFQEEGPGVVFWHPKGWTIFQQLIAYMRRRLTGDYSEVNAPQILDKALWETSGHWGWYRENMFAAQSAGDEAEDKRWFALKPMNCPGHVQIFKHGLKSYRDLPLRLAEFGVVHRYEPSGAMHGLMRVRGFTQDDAHIFCTEDQLAEECLKINDLILSTYADFGFTGDLTVKLSTRPEKRVGTDAMWDHAERVMATVLREIQSQNNHIKTEINPGEGAFYGPKFEYVLRDAIGRDWQCGTTQVDFNLPERFGAFYIDHDGGKKPPVMVHRAICGSMERYIGILIEHYAGNFPLWLSPVQVVVTTITSEADEYAKQVVEQARRAGLRVEIDLRNEKINYKVREHSLAKIPALLVVGKKEAETHSVSVRRLGSDGQKVMTTQEAIAALLEEATPPDVQRARGAV, from the coding sequence ATGACCGACCAGCCCAAGTCCGAATCCGGCTTCCAGTACTCCCTCAGCAATCTGAAGCCCGTGACCCCCGCCGCCAAAGTCACCCTCACCTTCCCGGACGGCGCCCGGCGCGAATACGACAAGAGCATCACCGGCCTCGAGATCGCCAAGGGCATCTCGCCTTCGCTGGCCAAGCGCACGGTCGCGATGGCGCTCGACGGCGTCATCGCCGACCTCGACGATCCCATCGAAGCCGATGCCAAGATCGAGCTGATCAACCGCGACGATCCGCGCGCGCTCGAGCTGATCCGCCACGACTGCGCGCATGTGCTGGCCGAAGCCGTGCAATCGCTGTGGCCGGGCACCCAGGTCACCATCGGTCCGGTGATCGAGAACGGCTTCTATTACGACTTCTTCCGCAACGAGCCGTTCACCCCGGAAGATTTTGCCGCGATCGAAAAGAAGATGCGCGAGATCATCGCGCGCGACAAACCTTTCACCAAGGAGGTCTGGGATCGCGAGAAGACCAAACAGGTGTTCCGCGACAAGGGCGAAGCCTTCAAGGTCGAGCTGGTCGACGCCATTCCCGGCAACGAGCCGATCAAGATCTATTATCAGGGTGACTGGTTCGATCTCTGCCGCGGCCCGCACATGACCTCGACCGGCAAGGTCGGCAATGCCTTCAAGCTGATGAAGGTGGCCGGCGCCTATTGGCGCGGCGACAGCAACAACCCGATGCTGACCCGCATCTACGGCACGGCCTTCGCCAAGCAGGAGGACCTCGACGCTTATCTCAAGCAGATCGAGGAAGCCGAGAAGCGCGACCACCGCAAGCTCGGACGCGAGCTCGACCTCTTCCATTTCCAGGAGGAAGGTCCGGGCGTCGTATTCTGGCACCCGAAGGGCTGGACCATCTTCCAGCAGCTGATCGCCTATATGCGGCGGCGCCTGACCGGCGACTACAGCGAGGTCAATGCGCCACAGATCCTGGACAAGGCGCTGTGGGAGACCTCGGGCCATTGGGGCTGGTACCGCGAGAACATGTTCGCGGCGCAGTCGGCCGGCGATGAGGCCGAGGACAAGCGCTGGTTTGCGCTCAAGCCCATGAACTGCCCCGGTCACGTGCAGATCTTCAAGCACGGCCTGAAGAGCTATCGCGACCTGCCGCTGCGCCTCGCCGAGTTCGGCGTGGTGCACCGCTACGAGCCGTCCGGCGCCATGCACGGCCTGATGCGTGTGCGCGGCTTCACCCAGGACGATGCGCACATCTTCTGCACCGAGGACCAGCTCGCCGAGGAATGCCTGAAGATCAACGACCTGATCCTGTCGACCTACGCCGACTTCGGCTTTACCGGCGATCTCACCGTGAAGCTCTCGACCCGGCCGGAGAAACGCGTCGGCACGGACGCGATGTGGGATCATGCCGAGCGCGTGATGGCGACCGTGCTGCGCGAGATCCAGTCGCAGAACAATCACATCAAGACCGAGATCAATCCGGGCGAAGGCGCCTTCTACGGCCCGAAGTTCGAATATGTGCTGCGCGACGCCATCGGCCGCGACTGGCAGTGCGGCACCACGCAGGTCGACTTCAACCTGCCGGAGCGCTTCGGGGCATTCTACATCGACCATGACGGCGGCAAGAAACCGCCGGTGATGGTGCACCGCGCGATCTGCGGCTCGATGGAGCGCTATATCGGCATCCTGATCGAGCACTACGCCGGCAACTTCCCGCTCTGGCTCTCGCCGGTGCAGGTGGTGGTCACCACCATCACCTCCGAAGCTGACGAATACGCCAAGCAGGTCGTCGAGCAGGCGCGGCGCGCCGGGCTTCGGGTCGAGATCGACCTGCGCAACGAAAAGATCAACTACAAGGTCCGCGAGCACTCGCTGGCCAAGATCCCGGCGCTGCTCGTGGTCGGCAAGAAGGAGGCCGAGACGCATTCGGTCTCCGTCCGCCGCCTCGGCAGCGACGGCCAGAAGGTGATGACAACGCAGGAGGCGATCGCGGCCCTCCTCGAGGAGGCCACCCCGCCGGACGTCCAGCGGGCGCGTGGTGCCGTCTGA
- a CDS encoding MFS transporter, which yields MEKPRAGRFAPTALMLGNIVTGCSVLAPAGMLPELATGLDVSIHAAGLLITFGAITLCIGSPLTAWLTSHIDRRTLLTTTLAVLAIGNLASAFAPDYASLLAIRLVMLAVGALYTPQAAGTAALIVPAERRGSTIAYIFLGWSLAAAVGLPLITFIASRYGWRAAYGEIGALGCISFLLLMLRLPANLKGTPVDIKTWAEVGRSKTILLLLAITMLQMSGQFVVFTFMGPLLKKLTGAGPDAIGMVFALYGICGFLGVAIATRIVDTSGPYRTSLLFTSLLLAGISGWALGAGTLALMAGAVAVWGLGFASTNSMQQVRLVAAAPSLASATVALNTSVLYVGQAVGSAIGGLLFARELLHTLGFVAVGFVVSALILVVLTRPAAAAPA from the coding sequence ATGGAAAAACCCCGCGCCGGCCGTTTCGCGCCAACCGCCCTGATGCTCGGCAACATCGTCACCGGCTGCTCGGTGCTGGCACCGGCGGGCATGCTGCCGGAGTTGGCGACCGGCCTCGACGTCAGCATCCATGCGGCCGGGCTCCTGATCACCTTCGGCGCGATCACGCTGTGCATCGGCTCGCCGCTGACGGCCTGGCTGACTAGCCACATCGATCGGCGGACGCTGCTCACGACGACGCTGGCCGTGCTTGCCATCGGCAATCTCGCCTCGGCCTTCGCGCCCGACTATGCGAGCCTGCTGGCGATCCGTCTGGTGATGCTTGCAGTCGGCGCGCTCTATACGCCGCAGGCCGCAGGCACGGCGGCGCTGATCGTGCCGGCAGAGCGGCGTGGCAGCACGATTGCCTACATCTTCCTCGGCTGGTCGTTGGCGGCCGCCGTCGGCCTGCCTCTGATCACTTTCATCGCCAGCCGCTATGGCTGGCGCGCGGCCTATGGCGAGATCGGCGCGCTTGGCTGCATCAGCTTCCTGTTGTTGATGCTGCGTCTGCCGGCGAACCTGAAAGGCACGCCGGTGGATATCAAGACCTGGGCCGAGGTCGGCCGCAGCAAGACGATTCTGCTTCTGCTTGCGATCACCATGCTGCAAATGTCCGGGCAGTTCGTGGTGTTCACCTTCATGGGTCCGCTGCTCAAGAAGCTCACCGGCGCCGGACCCGATGCCATCGGCATGGTGTTCGCGCTGTACGGCATCTGCGGCTTCCTCGGCGTCGCCATCGCGACCCGCATCGTCGACACCTCCGGGCCTTACCGTACCTCGCTGCTGTTCACCTCCCTGCTGCTCGCGGGGATCAGCGGCTGGGCACTCGGCGCCGGCACGCTCGCATTGATGGCGGGCGCGGTCGCGGTCTGGGGCCTCGGCTTTGCCTCGACCAATTCGATGCAGCAGGTGCGGCTGGTCGCGGCCGCGCCGTCGCTGGCATCGGCGACCGTCGCCCTCAACACGTCCGTCCTCTATGTCGGCCAGGCGGTCGGCTCGGCCATCGGCGGACTGCTGTTCGCTCGCGAGCTCCTGCACACGCTCGGCTTCGTGGCGGTGGGTTTCGTCGTATCGGCGCTGATCCTGGTGGTTCTGACCCGGCCGGCTGCTGCCGCACCGGCCTGA
- the yidD gene encoding membrane protein insertion efficiency factor YidD: protein MKHSACDHCSNPVASAVRLPRRFGRALIWLYRHTLSPLVGYNCRHLPTCSIYGDEAIERFGLWGGGWMTLARLLRCNPFGTSGIDNVPLTPPHGARWYLPWRYGRWRGVNAP from the coding sequence ATGAAGCATTCAGCCTGCGACCACTGTTCCAATCCCGTCGCGAGCGCAGTTCGTCTGCCGCGTCGATTCGGCCGCGCGCTGATCTGGCTCTATCGGCACACGCTATCGCCGCTCGTCGGCTACAATTGTCGGCACCTGCCGACCTGCTCGATCTATGGTGACGAGGCGATCGAACGGTTCGGACTCTGGGGCGGCGGATGGATGACGCTCGCGCGGCTGCTGCGCTGCAATCCCTTCGGCACTTCCGGGATCGACAATGTGCCGCTCACACCACCACACGGTGCGCGCTGGTATCTGCCCTGGCGCTACGGCCGCTGGCGCGGGGTCAATGCACCCTGA
- a CDS encoding serine hydrolase encodes MRRREFLLGAAMLAGSMARGRAADIPAPSPDGLDRITAYFDNEVTSGRLPGAVILVQQHGKPVYLKTFGLRDTRTGLAMTPDTIFAIHSMTKPITCLGAMMLIDEGKLALTDPVSKYVPLFADTKVGMEITKPDGKLELDLVPPVRPVNIEDLLRHTSGISYDYIGGQWVEQAYRAANIFDGPFNNREFADRIAKLPLARQPGTLWRYGHSTDVLGAVIEIISGQTLYAFLKQRIFDPLGMSSTKFVLATEDELARMARPLPNDFILLAGERERLDHPEWQSGGGGLLSTITDYQRFAQMLLNGGEFEGKRYLSPAAFKAMTTDHIGPGSGVGRDYFYFPGDGFGYGYGIAVRTDPGNAKPPPPGSLGELKWDSGSGTYFGVDPKLDMVYLMMQQTQNERSRITPAFKALVYDCYPEGLRRP; translated from the coding sequence ATGAGACGGCGTGAATTTCTGCTCGGAGCCGCGATGCTCGCCGGCTCGATGGCGCGAGGCCGCGCCGCAGACATCCCCGCCCCGTCGCCCGATGGGCTCGACCGCATCACGGCCTATTTCGACAACGAGGTGACGAGCGGCCGGCTGCCGGGCGCCGTGATCCTGGTCCAGCAGCACGGCAAGCCCGTCTACCTGAAGACATTCGGCCTGCGCGACACCAGGACCGGCCTTGCGATGACGCCCGACACGATCTTCGCCATCCACTCGATGACCAAGCCGATCACGTGCCTTGGCGCGATGATGCTGATCGACGAGGGCAAGCTCGCGCTCACCGACCCCGTGTCGAAATACGTCCCCCTCTTCGCCGACACCAAGGTGGGCATGGAGATCACCAAGCCCGACGGCAAGCTGGAACTCGATCTCGTCCCGCCGGTCCGTCCCGTCAACATCGAGGACCTGCTGCGGCACACTTCGGGCATCAGCTACGACTATATCGGCGGCCAATGGGTCGAGCAGGCCTACAGGGCCGCCAACATCTTCGACGGTCCCTTCAACAACAGGGAGTTCGCCGACCGGATTGCGAAGCTGCCGCTGGCGCGGCAGCCGGGCACGTTGTGGCGCTACGGCCATTCCACCGACGTGCTCGGCGCCGTGATCGAGATCATTTCCGGGCAGACGCTCTACGCATTCCTCAAGCAGCGCATCTTCGATCCGCTCGGCATGAGCAGCACCAAATTCGTACTGGCGACGGAGGACGAGCTGGCGCGGATGGCACGGCCATTGCCGAACGATTTCATCCTGCTCGCTGGCGAGCGCGAGCGTCTCGACCATCCTGAATGGCAGTCCGGCGGCGGCGGGCTGCTCTCGACCATCACCGATTATCAACGCTTCGCGCAGATGCTGCTCAACGGCGGCGAGTTCGAGGGCAAGCGTTATCTGAGCCCTGCTGCGTTCAAGGCCATGACGACCGACCACATAGGGCCAGGCTCCGGCGTCGGACGCGACTATTTCTATTTCCCGGGCGACGGCTTCGGCTATGGCTACGGCATTGCGGTGCGCACCGATCCCGGCAACGCGAAACCGCCGCCGCCGGGCTCGCTCGGCGAGTTGAAATGGGACAGCGGGAGCGGCACCTATTTCGGCGTCGATCCCAAGCTCGACATGGTCTATCTCATGATGCAGCAGACCCAGAACGAGCGCAGCCGCATCACGCCTGCGTTCAAGGCGCTGGTCTATGACTGCTACCCCGAAGGACTACGCCGCCCGTGA
- a CDS encoding bifunctional diguanylate cyclase/phosphodiesterase yields the protein MSAAKKMPGKPAAEMFDDIPVLQRKWRAALKPGERLPRYEDVMLGSLGRLADHIALLRGDGALELSRRGRYVQKWLGEERWDIPVAELSPDCATALTEAAAIALATGQPHHASAHCVRDGMVRTYDLLALPTASRWGATLVGAYINERGTQYNLLDAIFSATDDAVVSLATLRDARGEPFDLQIVHHNKSASVLLKAATGSLLWRRVSEGSTLLAAPEIMGFLLKAVSGGRGEQLEIETDGRHLRLGATAFADVASLTISDVTALKRRDASFRLLFDNNPMPMWVFDAQTKQFLNVNDAAVQHYGYSRASFLRMKLHEIWPEDEWESHAEALERVGEAYHSSRNWRHLRADGSEIEVLTFGRRVAFDDRDGYLVAVVDITERRKAEARIAHMAHHDGLTDLPNREYFQERLKQALDQTGGKRVGVLYIDLDLFKNINDSFGHPAGDRLLKQVAERLTTAVRGANLAARLGGDEFAVILAADVSPNEASACASLLIDMLKAPYDIDGQEMVIGASIGIALSPGDGTTSEELMRNADMALYRAKSDGGGVHHFFEREMDLQAQKRRDMELDLRRAFANGEFELHYQPLVSIASDRISGFESLLRWRHPDKGMISPAEFIPVAEDIGLITQLGEWVLREACAEAVKWPVDIKVAVNLSPAQFRSRNLVQVVISALAQSGLSPKRLELEITESIFLAETEANLAILHQLRELGVGISMDDFGTGYSSLSYLRSFPFDKIKIDRSFVKDLAQRPDCSAIVRAISGLGRSLNITTTAEGVETEDQLDWLRAEGCNEVQGFLFSAARPAAEIAKLLADFGQRTSRAA from the coding sequence ATGAGTGCCGCGAAGAAGATGCCGGGAAAACCGGCCGCCGAAATGTTCGATGACATCCCGGTGCTTCAACGCAAATGGCGTGCCGCGTTGAAGCCGGGCGAACGGCTGCCGCGCTACGAGGACGTGATGCTCGGCAGCCTTGGACGGCTCGCCGACCATATCGCGCTGCTGAGGGGTGACGGCGCGCTCGAACTGTCGCGCCGTGGACGTTACGTGCAGAAATGGCTCGGCGAGGAGCGCTGGGACATTCCCGTCGCAGAGCTGTCACCCGATTGCGCCACGGCGCTGACGGAAGCAGCGGCGATCGCGCTCGCAACGGGACAACCGCATCATGCGAGCGCGCATTGCGTGCGCGACGGCATGGTCAGGACTTACGATCTGCTGGCGCTGCCGACCGCCTCGCGCTGGGGCGCCACGCTGGTCGGCGCCTACATCAACGAGCGCGGGACGCAATATAATCTCCTCGACGCGATTTTCTCCGCGACCGACGATGCGGTGGTTTCGCTGGCGACGCTGCGCGACGCAAGAGGCGAGCCGTTCGATCTCCAGATCGTGCACCACAATAAAAGCGCAAGCGTGCTGCTGAAGGCCGCAACCGGAAGCCTGCTGTGGCGGCGGGTCAGTGAGGGGAGCACGCTGCTCGCCGCACCCGAGATCATGGGCTTCCTGCTCAAGGCCGTCTCGGGCGGCCGCGGCGAGCAGCTCGAGATCGAGACCGACGGACGGCATCTCCGCCTCGGCGCCACGGCCTTCGCCGACGTGGCCTCGTTGACGATCTCCGACGTCACCGCCTTGAAGCGGCGCGACGCCTCGTTCCGCCTGCTGTTCGATAACAACCCGATGCCGATGTGGGTGTTCGACGCGCAGACCAAGCAATTCCTCAACGTCAACGACGCCGCAGTCCAGCATTACGGTTACAGCCGCGCCAGCTTCCTGCGCATGAAGCTGCACGAGATCTGGCCCGAGGACGAGTGGGAGAGCCACGCCGAGGCGCTCGAACGCGTCGGCGAAGCCTATCATTCCTCGCGCAACTGGCGGCATCTGCGCGCCGACGGCAGCGAGATCGAGGTGCTCACCTTCGGCCGACGCGTCGCCTTCGATGATCGCGACGGCTACCTGGTCGCCGTGGTCGACATCACCGAGCGTCGCAAGGCCGAGGCGCGGATCGCCCACATGGCCCACCATGACGGGCTCACCGACCTGCCGAACCGCGAATATTTCCAGGAGCGGCTGAAGCAAGCACTCGACCAGACCGGGGGAAAGCGGGTCGGTGTGCTCTACATCGATCTCGATCTGTTCAAGAACATCAACGATTCCTTCGGGCATCCGGCGGGCGACCGCCTCCTCAAGCAGGTCGCCGAACGACTGACCACCGCGGTCCGTGGTGCCAATCTGGCGGCCCGGCTCGGCGGCGACGAGTTCGCCGTCATCCTGGCGGCCGACGTCTCGCCGAACGAGGCCAGTGCCTGTGCGAGCCTGCTGATCGACATGCTGAAGGCGCCCTATGACATCGACGGCCAGGAAATGGTGATCGGCGCCAGCATCGGCATCGCGCTGTCACCAGGTGATGGCACGACGTCCGAGGAGTTGATGCGCAACGCCGACATGGCGCTGTACCGGGCGAAGTCCGACGGCGGCGGCGTGCACCACTTCTTCGAGCGCGAAATGGACCTCCAGGCACAGAAGCGCCGCGACATGGAGCTCGATCTGCGCCGTGCATTTGCCAATGGCGAGTTCGAGCTGCACTATCAGCCGCTGGTGTCGATCGCCTCCGATCGCATCTCCGGCTTCGAGTCGCTGCTGCGCTGGCGTCACCCCGACAAGGGCATGATCTCGCCCGCCGAGTTCATTCCGGTTGCCGAGGACATCGGTCTGATCACCCAGCTCGGCGAATGGGTGCTGCGAGAGGCCTGCGCCGAAGCCGTCAAATGGCCCGTCGACATCAAGGTCGCGGTCAATCTCTCGCCGGCGCAATTCCGCAGCCGCAATCTGGTTCAGGTCGTGATCTCGGCCCTGGCGCAGTCCGGCCTGTCGCCGAAGCGGCTCGAGCTCGAAATCACCGAGTCGATCTTTCTGGCGGAGACCGAGGCCAACCTCGCCATCCTGCATCAGTTGCGCGAGCTGGGTGTCGGCATCTCCATGGATGATTTCGGCACGGGCTATTCCAGCCTCAGCTATCTCCGCAGCTTTCCCTTCGACAAGATCAAGATCGACCGTTCCTTCGTCAAGGATCTGGCGCAGCGGCCCGATTGCAGCGCGATCGTGCGCGCGATCTCCGGGCTCGGCCGCAGCCTCAACATCACCACGACGGCGGAAGGCGTCGAGACCGAGGACCAGCTCGACTGGCTGCGCGCCGAAGGCTGCAACGAGGTGCAAGGCTTCCTGTTCAGCGCGGCGCGGCCCGCCGCCGAGATCGCAAAGCTGCTCGCCGATTTCGGCCAACGCACCTCACGGGCGGCGTAG
- a CDS encoding GrlR family regulatory protein, protein MRQGLYKADFHTVHGTGCGIIYVTDGKMRGGNSAFAFIGTYTGEGDTIKVKISTQRYNDDPTFKALFGLDRVTLTLTGREDGDTAEFEGNALQVPGVAFRAVLSRISD, encoded by the coding sequence GTGCGTCAGGGTTTGTACAAGGCCGACTTCCACACGGTTCACGGAACCGGCTGCGGCATCATCTATGTGACCGATGGCAAGATGCGCGGCGGCAACTCCGCGTTCGCCTTCATCGGCACCTACACGGGCGAAGGCGACACCATCAAGGTCAAGATCTCCACGCAGCGCTATAACGACGACCCGACCTTCAAGGCACTGTTCGGCCTCGACCGGGTCACGCTGACGCTCACCGGCCGGGAGGACGGCGACACCGCGGAATTCGAAGGCAATGCGCTGCAAGTGCCGGGCGTTGCCTTCAGGGCTGTCCTGAGCCGGATCAGTGACTGA
- a CDS encoding nitroreductase family protein, which produces MPDAIELLKTRRSVKPREMTGPGPSAAELETILTIGARVPDHGKLAPWRFIIFEGDARQRAGEVIAKVFTRKNPGAPAADVETERKRLTDAPLVIGIVSFTKPHPKVPAFEQELSAGASAMNIVTAATALGYGACWLTGWFAFDRDVLDGLGLKPDEKLAGLVHIGTPTKPSEDRPRPFLSEIVTRF; this is translated from the coding sequence GTGCCAGACGCCATTGAACTTCTGAAGACCCGCCGCTCGGTCAAGCCGCGCGAGATGACCGGACCTGGCCCCTCCGCAGCCGAGCTCGAGACGATCCTCACCATCGGCGCACGCGTGCCGGACCATGGCAAGCTGGCGCCCTGGCGCTTCATCATTTTCGAGGGCGATGCCCGCCAGCGCGCCGGCGAGGTGATCGCGAAAGTCTTCACCCGGAAGAATCCCGGCGCGCCTGCCGCCGACGTCGAGACCGAGCGCAAGCGCCTCACCGACGCGCCGCTGGTGATCGGCATCGTCAGCTTCACCAAGCCGCATCCGAAGGTGCCGGCGTTCGAGCAGGAATTGTCGGCGGGCGCCAGCGCCATGAACATCGTCACGGCCGCAACCGCCCTCGGCTACGGCGCCTGCTGGCTGACTGGCTGGTTCGCCTTCGATCGCGACGTGCTTGACGGACTCGGCCTCAAGCCGGACGAGAAGCTCGCCGGCCTCGTCCACATCGGCACGCCGACCAAGCCGAGCGAAGACCGTCCGCGACCGTTCCTTTCGGAAATCGTGACGCGTTTTTAA
- a CDS encoding alpha/beta hydrolase — MVGAVPKLRADTRGDRTTSGARSRVLQVGLISALVPLSLTLAQCGRAPNPAALAANSQANVQVVAKTNTQVASGDTFEDRFPAPQFRERFPSASESFLQRQMSDFSPKRAVQQPQPEQAPYKVASLEPQVPYKRPPREDLTTLVSMKSSAFPYFGNNPASDAPFLNISKGDRRGHRSYSGRIYWQDETYSDNRVLVHVPEHFDVRKPGVIVVFFHGNGATLVRDVRDRQLVPKQITDSGANAILLAPQMAVDAADSSAGKFWQAGGLKRFMEESANHLARLTGDPNSARAFANMPIVIVGYSGGFLPTAWSLEVGGISDRVRGVVLLDAVYGEMDKFASWIESHRSGFFVSAYTRYTARRDRELMSMLRQKGISVSEDMDGPLRPGSVVFVETGEGITHRDYVTRAWTRDPLKDVLVKMSATPSLALTRVASTNPSASSR; from the coding sequence ATGGTCGGGGCCGTTCCGAAACTGAGAGCTGACACGCGTGGCGACCGGACGACCTCCGGCGCGCGCAGTCGTGTGCTCCAGGTCGGTCTGATCTCGGCCTTGGTGCCGCTGTCGCTCACGCTGGCTCAATGCGGCAGGGCGCCCAATCCGGCGGCGCTCGCGGCGAACTCGCAGGCCAACGTGCAAGTGGTCGCCAAGACCAATACGCAGGTGGCAAGCGGCGACACGTTCGAGGATCGCTTCCCTGCCCCGCAGTTTAGGGAGCGCTTCCCCTCGGCGAGCGAGAGTTTTCTGCAACGGCAGATGTCGGACTTCTCGCCCAAGCGCGCCGTGCAGCAGCCGCAACCGGAGCAGGCGCCCTACAAGGTGGCTTCGCTCGAGCCGCAGGTCCCCTACAAGCGTCCGCCCCGCGAGGACCTGACGACGCTCGTCAGCATGAAGTCGTCGGCCTTCCCCTATTTCGGCAACAACCCTGCCTCCGACGCCCCCTTCCTCAACATATCCAAGGGCGACCGCCGCGGCCACCGCAGCTATTCGGGGCGCATCTACTGGCAGGACGAAACCTACAGCGACAACCGCGTGCTGGTGCACGTCCCCGAGCATTTCGACGTTCGCAAGCCGGGCGTGATCGTGGTGTTCTTCCACGGCAATGGCGCCACGCTCGTGCGTGACGTGCGTGACCGGCAGCTGGTGCCGAAACAGATTACCGATTCCGGCGCCAATGCCATCCTGCTCGCGCCGCAGATGGCGGTGGATGCCGCCGATTCCAGCGCCGGCAAATTCTGGCAGGCGGGCGGCCTCAAGCGCTTCATGGAGGAGTCGGCCAACCATCTGGCCCGGCTCACCGGCGATCCCAACAGCGCGCGTGCCTTCGCCAACATGCCGATCGTGATCGTCGGCTATAGCGGCGGCTTCCTGCCGACGGCCTGGAGCCTCGAGGTCGGCGGTATCAGCGACCGCGTCCGCGGCGTCGTGCTGCTCGACGCGGTCTATGGCGAAATGGACAAGTTCGCCTCCTGGATCGAGAGCCACCGCTCAGGCTTCTTTGTCAGCGCCTACACCCGCTACACCGCACGGCGCGATCGCGAGCTGATGAGCATGCTCAGGCAGAAGGGCATCAGCGTCTCCGAGGACATGGACGGGCCGTTGCGGCCCGGCAGCGTGGTGTTCGTGGAGACAGGCGAGGGTATCACCCATCGTGACTACGTGACGCGGGCCTGGACGCGGGATCCGCTCAAGGACGTGCTGGTGAAGATGTCGGCAACACCCTCGCTCGCGCTCACGCGCGTGGCCTCCACCAATCCATCCGCATCGAGCCGTTAG
- a CDS encoding APC family permease produces the protein MTASNAGTAPWIGRLIGSGAGVSVPVATAIVVADMIGVGVFTSLGFQVKDIPSGFSILLLWTVGGIVALCGVFSYSELGAMFPRSSGEYNFLGRAYHPAFGFLAGWVSATVGFAAPVALAAMAFGEYAKSVVPDLPPIPLAIGVVWLVSLVQLTGVRHSATFQLISTVLKVVLIVAFLVAGFVIGVPQQIAFTPQPGDLAHIVSAPFAIGLVFVMYSFSGWNAATYIIGEMNTPQRSLPRALLVGTMIVLVLYVALNAVFLYSTPVSALAGQLDVASVAGSAIFGGLGGRIVGAMICVGLISSISAMMWIGPRVMMTMGEDIPALRVFSQRSANGAPAYAILFQLAVATLLLFTRSFEAVLDFIQFALLFCSFFTVAGVIKLRITDPNLPRPYRAWGYPFTSLVFLLVTAFMMYYLLTERPLQSLSGMLVMLSGLLIYAVFRRRPVAAAASPHRE, from the coding sequence ATGACGGCATCAAATGCGGGTACCGCGCCCTGGATTGGCCGGCTGATCGGAAGCGGGGCGGGGGTCTCCGTTCCGGTCGCGACCGCCATCGTTGTTGCCGACATGATCGGGGTCGGCGTCTTCACCAGCCTCGGTTTCCAGGTCAAGGACATCCCGTCCGGCTTCTCGATCCTGCTGCTCTGGACGGTCGGCGGCATCGTCGCGCTGTGTGGGGTGTTCTCGTACAGCGAATTGGGCGCGATGTTTCCGCGCTCCAGCGGCGAGTACAATTTCCTCGGCCGGGCCTATCATCCCGCCTTCGGCTTTCTCGCCGGGTGGGTGTCGGCGACGGTAGGATTTGCGGCGCCGGTTGCGCTCGCCGCGATGGCGTTCGGCGAATACGCCAAATCGGTCGTGCCCGATCTGCCGCCGATCCCGCTTGCTATCGGCGTCGTGTGGCTGGTCTCGCTCGTGCAACTGACCGGCGTCAGGCACTCCGCGACGTTCCAGCTGATCTCGACGGTTCTGAAGGTCGTGCTGATTGTGGCTTTCCTGGTGGCCGGCTTCGTCATCGGCGTGCCGCAGCAGATCGCCTTCACGCCGCAGCCGGGCGATCTCGCCCACATCGTCAGCGCGCCTTTCGCGATCGGGCTCGTCTTCGTGATGTATTCGTTCTCGGGATGGAATGCTGCGACCTATATCATCGGCGAGATGAACACGCCGCAGCGCAGCCTGCCGCGCGCGTTGCTCGTGGGGACGATGATCGTGCTCGTCCTGTACGTCGCCCTGAACGCGGTGTTCCTCTACTCGACGCCGGTCAGCGCGCTGGCCGGCCAGCTCGACGTCGCCAGCGTTGCCGGCAGTGCCATCTTCGGCGGCCTCGGCGGCCGGATCGTCGGTGCGATGATCTGTGTCGGCCTGATCTCCTCGATCAGCGCGATGATGTGGATCGGCCCGCGCGTGATGATGACGATGGGCGAGGACATTCCGGCGCTGCGCGTGTTCTCGCAGAGGTCGGCGAACGGTGCGCCGGCCTATGCCATCCTGTTTCAGCTTGCCGTCGCGACCCTGCTGCTGTTCACGCGCAGCTTCGAGGCGGTGCTCGACTTCATCCAGTTCGCGCTGCTGTTCTGCTCGTTCTTCACCGTCGCGGGCGTCATCAAGCTCCGCATCACCGATCCCAACCTGCCACGGCCGTATCGCGCCTGGGGATACCCGTTCACGTCGCTGGTTTTCCTGCTCGTGACCGCCTTCATGATGTACTACCTCTTGACCGAGCGGCCGCTGCAGTCGCTGTCGGGGATGCTCGTCATGCTCTCGGGCCTGTTGATTTATGCTGTTTTCCGCAGGCGGCCGGTCGCCGCTGCCGCTTCACCACATCGCGAATAG